In Ochotona princeps isolate mOchPri1 chromosome 33, mOchPri1.hap1, whole genome shotgun sequence, one DNA window encodes the following:
- the SUGP2 gene encoding SURP and G-patch domain-containing protein 2: MTARRMTLGGLDVVLQEKARGYLVDPSGEACGERMPFKPQDILRTLPRPRAGMYQGLHGGFLGPSSEAGREGLRGGVFPGPAFRPGNPACGDDSCFQQEGTRTLELSHSDAQEQAFGPQKAGTLRIQDRKFALQGSWEHAVAQQAWPRSLGPFSLPRVLEKEALEKESRGYAGDGPGETEALLRAAGGGTLEAQGLLPPEAGTGKLGSLRNVSSEKGPSKTQGTSQSQKNSPSPDVTLGAGPGPEDIQFPAQQVPLGLELKSARFRRRRMHFEAVDKADVFSRFGLEIIRWAGFHTVRDDVKFSQLFQTLFEPETETCAKTLASFKCCLKPEHRDFCFFTIKFLKHAALKTPRVDNEFLNLLLDRGAVKTKNCFFEIIKPFDKYMMRLQDRLLKSVTPLLMACNAYELSVKMKTLTSPLDLAVALETTNSLCRKSLALLGQTFSLASSFRQEKILEAVGLQDIAPSPATFPNFEDSMLFGREYVDHLKAWLLASGCPLRVKKAPPESTPQEQEMVLPPTPQVQVTASQRVSGAVPQRADHRVVAAIEQLVARVVEGSLSPKERAALQEDPAYWFLSDEDSLEYKYYKLKLAETQRLSQTQRGAGGGQKPTAVECAVRAMLYARAVRSLKKKLQPWQRRGPLRPQGLRGRKAERVTAGTQTPVASGVRLKHPSRQAPGTSPAKLDANAAAQGCPPDPASGPSPELAGAPRISSPCLSADVDLKTLQTAEKLARFVAQVGPEIEQFSIENSADNPDLWFLRDPDSSAFKFYRKKVLELCPSIRFSSSPTALQADTDHESRQALADPETAQQEAGPRSPTALLEEEEEGDEEEEEDEEAPGRQGRASRSEHSEGSPCADGLPGAATEGEPAAGSGQSQAASGSCFPRKRMSSKSLRVGLIPAPKRVCLVQEPEVHEPVRIAYDRPRGRPAARKKKPKDLEFVQQKLTDRNLGFQMLQKMGWKEGRGLGSCGKGIQEPVSMGPASEGEGLGADGQEQQEDTFDVFRQRMMQIYRHKRAGK; this comes from the exons ATGACAGCCAGACGAATGACGCTGGGCGGCCTGGACGTGGTGCTGCAGGAGAAAGCCCGGGGGTACCTCGTGGACCCCAGCGGGGAGGCTTGCGGCGAGAGGATGCCGTTCAAACCACAAG ATATCTTGCGGACGCTCCCGAGACCCAGGGCGGGGATGTACCAGGGCCTCCACGGCGGCTTTCTGGGCCCCTCCAGCGAGGCGGGCCGCGAAGGCCTGCGCGGAGGCGTGTTCCCAGGGCCGGCCTTCAGGCCTGGCAACCCGGCCTGCGGCGACGACAGCTGCTTCCAGCAAGAAGGCACCCGCACCCTGGAACTGTCGCACTCTGACGCCCAGGAGCAGGCATTCGGCCCCCAGAAGGCGGGGACGTTACGCATCCAGGACCGGAAGTTTGCGTTGCAAGGCTCCTGGGAGCACGCGGTGGCTCAGCAGGCCTGGCCCCGCAGCCTGGGGCCCTTCAGCCTCCCCAGGGTGCTGGAGAAGGAGGCTCTGGAGAAAGAAAGTCGGGGCTATGCCGGGGACGGCCCAGGGGAGACCGAGGCGCTGCTCAGGGCCGCTGGTGGTGGCACTCTGGAGGCCCAGGGCCTGCTCCCCCCGGAGGCGGGCACCGGAAAGCTGGGCTCTCTGAGGAATGTGAGCTCCGAAAAAGGACCCTCCAAAACTCAGGGCACGAGCCAAAGCCAGAAAAACAGCCCCAGTCCAGATGTGACGCTCGGAGCCGGCCCGGGACCGGAAGACATCCAGTTCCCCGCGCAGCAGGTGCCCCTGGGGCTCGAGCTGAAGAGCGCTCGCTTCCGGCGCCGGAGGATGCACTTTGAGGCCGTGGACAAGGCCGACGTGTTCTCCCGCTTCGGCCTCGAGATCATCAGGTGGGCGGGCTTCCACACCGTCAGGGACGATGTCAAGTtctcacagctcttccagaccCTGTTTGAGCCCGAGACGGAGACGTGCGCCAAGACCCTGGCCTCCTTCAAATGCTGCCTGAAGCCGGAGCACCGCGACTTCTGCTTTTTCACCATCAAGTTCCTGAAGCACGCGGCCCTCAAGACGCCTCGGGTGGACAATGAGTTCTTGAACCTGCTCCTGGACAGAGGTGCCGTGAAGACCAAAAATTGCTTTTTTGAGATCATCAAGCCCTTCGACAAGTACATGATGCGGCTGCAGGACCGGCTGCTGAAGAGCGTGACgcccctgctcatggcctgcaaCGCCTACGAGCTGAGCGTCAAGATGAAGACCCTCACCAGCCCCCTGGACTTGGCCGTGGCCCTGGAGACCACCAACTCCCTCTGCCGCAAGTCTCTGGCCCTCCTGGGCCAGACGTTTTCCCTGGCCTCATCTTTCCGCCAGGAGAAAATTCTAGAAGCGGTGGGCCTGCAAGACATTGCCCCCTCCCCGGCCACATTCCCCAACTTCGAGGACTCCATGCTGTTTGGGCGTGAGTACGTCGATCAtctgaaggcctggctgctcgCCAGCGGCTGCCCACTGCGGGTCAAGAAGGCCCCGCCCGAGTCCACGCCACAGGAGCAAGAGATGGTTCTTCCCCCCACGCCCCAAGTCCAGGTCACGGCTTCCCAGCGCGTGAGCGGCG CCGTCCCCCAGCGGGCAGACCACCGGGTGGTGGCCGCCATCGAGCAGCTCGTGGCGCGTGTCGTCGAAGGCAGCCTGTCCCCCAAGGAGAGAGCCGCGCTGCAGGAGGACCCTGCCTACTG GTTTCTTTCCGATGAAGACAGCCTGGAGTACAAGTATTACAAGCTGAAGTTGGCAGAAACACAGCGCCTGAGCCAGACCCAGCGAGGAGCGGGCGGCGGGCAGAAGCCCACGGCGGTGGAGTGTGCGGTGCGGGCCATGCTGTACGCGCGGGCCGTGCGCAGCCTTAAGAAGAAACTCCAGCCCTGGCAGCGCCGGGGACCCCTCCGGCCTCAGGGGCTCCGCGGCCGGAAGGCCGAGCGGGTGACCGCCGGGACACAGACCCCCGTGGCCTCTGGCGTCAGGCTGAAGCACCCCAGCCGGCAGGCCCCAGGCACCTCCCCGGCAAAACTCGATGCCAAcgctgctgcccagggctgcccGCCCGACCCAGCCTCAGGGCCGTCCCCCGAGCTGGCTGGAGCCCCCCGCATCTCCTCTCCTTGCCTCTCCGCCGACG TGGACCTCAAGACGCTGCAGACTGCCGAGAAACTGGCCAGGTTCGTGGCTCAGGTGGGACCAGAAATCGAGCAGTTCAGCATAGAAAACAGTGCCGACAACCCCGACCTGTG GTTCCTCCGTGACCCAGACAGCTCCGCTTTCAAGTTCTACCGCAAGAAAGTGCTTGAACTGTGCCCATCTATTCGCTTCAGCTCCTCTCCCACCGCCCTCCAAGCCGACACTGACCACGAAAGCAGGCAGGCTCTGGCGGACCCCGAGACcgcccagcaggaggctggacccaGGAGCCCCACGGcgctgctggaggaggaggaagagggggatgaggaggaagaggaggatgaggaggccCCTGGTCGCCAGGGGAGGGCCAGCAGGTCCGAGCACTCGGAGGGCAGCCCCTGTGCTGACGGCCTCCCCGGAGCAGCTACTGAGGGTGAGCCGGCCGCGGGGTCCGGCCAGTCCCAGGCCGCCTCGGGCAGCTGCTTCCCCCGGAAGAGGATGAGCAGCAAGTCCCTGCGGGTTGGCCTGATCCCGGCCCCCAAGAGGGTGTGCCTCGTGCAGGAGCCAGAGG TCCACGAGCCCGTGCGTATCGCCTACGACAGGCCCCGGGGACGGCCCGCCGCCAGGAAGAAG AAACCCAAGGACCTTGAGTTTGTCCAGCAGAAGCTGACCGACAGGAACCTCGGCTTCCAGATGTTACAGAAGATGGGCTGGAAGgagggccgggggctgggctCCTGCGGGAAGGGCATCCAGGAGCCCGTGAGCAT GGGCCCGGCCTCCGAAGGGGAGGGCCTGGGGGCCGAcgggcaggagcagcaggaggacaCGTTCGACGTGTTCCGCCAGCGCATGATGCAAATATATCGCCACAAGCGGGCCGGCAAGTAG
- the HOMER3 gene encoding homer protein homolog 3: protein MSTTREQPIFSTRAHVFQIDPATKRNWIPAGKHALTVSYFYDASRNVYRIISIGGAKAIINSTVTPNMTFTKTSQKFGQWADSRANTVYGLGFASEQQLTQFAEKFQEVKEAARLARETSQDASDLTSPALGLAPHQVPPSPLVSANGPGEEKLFRSQSADAPGPTERERLKKMLSEGSVGEVQWEAEFFALQDSNNKLASALREANAAAAQWRQQLETQRAEAERLRQRVAELEAQAAAEPAPVSEKEGQGQSLEQLEALVQTKDQEIQTLKSQTGGPPEAPDATPREETQQKVQDLETRNAELEYQLRATERSLEEARAERERARAEVGRAAQLLDVRLFELRELREGLARLAEAAP, encoded by the exons atgTCCACAACCAG GGAACAGCCCATTTTCAGCACGCGGGCCCACGTGTTCCAGATCGACCCGGCCACCAAGCGCAACTGGATTCCCGCGGGCAAACATGCCCTCACTGTGTCCTATTTCTACGACGCCAGCCGTAATGTGTATCGCATTATCAGCATCGGTGGCGCCAAG GCCATTATCAACAGCACCGTGACCCCCAACATGACCTTCACCAAAACCTCCCAGAAGTTCGGGCAGTGGGCGGACAGCCGTGCCAACACCGTCTATGGCCTCGGCTTCGCGTCCGAACAGCAGCTGACTCAg TTTGCTGAGAAGTTCCAGGAAGTGAAGGAAGCAGCGAGATTGGCTCGGGAAACATCTCAGGATGCGAGCGACCTTACCAGCCCGGCGCTGGGGCTGGCGCCTCAccag GTGCCTCCCAGCCCACTGGTCAGCGCCAATGGCCCCGGCGAGGAGAAGTTGTTCCGAAGCCAGAGCGCAGACGCCCCTGGCCCCACAGAGCGGGAGCGCCTTAAGAAGATGCTGTCAGAGGG CTCTGTGGGCGAAGTGCAGTGGGAGGCTGAGTTCTTCGCGTTGCAGGACAGCAACAACAAGCTGGCCAGCGCCCTGCGGGAGGCCAACGCAGCGGCAGCCcagtggaggcagcagctggagacCCAGCGCGCCGAGGCCGAGCGCCTGAGGCAGCGG GTAGCTGAGCTAGAGGCCCAGGCAGCTGCCGAGCCCGCTCCGGTCAGTGAGAAGGAGGGACAGGGCCAGTCGTTGGAGCAGCTGGAGGCCCTGGTGCAAACCAAGGACCAG GAAATCCAAACCCTGAAAAGCCAGACTGGGGGGCCGCCTGAGGCCCCCGATGCTACTCCGCGGGAGGAGACCCAGCAGAaagtgcag GACCTGGAAACACGCAATGCCGAGTTGGAGTATCAGCTGCGGGCTACGGAGCGCAGCCTGGAGGAGGCACGGGCCGAGCGGGAGCGGGCGCGGGCCGAGGTGGGCAGGGCCGCCCAGCTGCTGGACGTCCGGCTCTTTGAGCTGAGAGAGCTCCGGGAGGGCCTGGCCCGGCTGGCCGAGGCTGCACCCTGA
- the DDX49 gene encoding probable ATP-dependent RNA helicase DDX49 codes for MAGFGELGLSSWLVEQCRQLGLKQPTPVQLGCIPAILEGRDCLGCAKTGSGKTAAFVLPILQKLSEDPYGIFGLVLTPTRELAYQIAEQFRVLGKPLGLKDCVIVGGMDMVTQALELSRKPHVVIATPGRLADHLRSSNTFSINKIQFLVMDEADRLLEQGCTDFTTDLETILAAVPARRQTLLFSATLTDTLRELQGLATNQPFFWEAQAPVRTVEQLDQRYLLVPEKVKDAYLVHLVQKFQDEHEDWSVIIFTNTCKTCQVLCMMLRKFNFPAVALHSMMKQKERFAALAKFKSSIYRILIATDVASRGLDIPAVQVVINHNTPGLPKIYIHRVGRTARAGRQGQAITLVTQYDIHLLHAIEEQIKKTLEELSVEEAEVLQILTQVNVVRRECEIKLEAANFDEKKQINKRKQLILEGRDPDLEAKRKAELLKIKQKNRRFKQKVEQTLQRRHKAAGAGHRAPTATQDPA; via the exons ATGGCGGGTTTCGGGGAGCTCGGGCTGTCGTCGTGGCTCGTGGAACAATGTCGGCAGCTGGGGTTGAAGCAGCCCACGCCGGTGCAGCTCGGCTGCATCCCCGCCATCTTGGAGG GTCGGGACTGCCTGGGCTGTGCCAAGACGGGCAGCGGCAAGACAGCGGCGTTTGTGCTGCCCATCCTGCAGAAGCTGTCTGAGGACCCCTACGGCATCTTCGGCCTCGTCCTGACGCCCACGCG CGAGCTGGCCTATCAGATCGCCGAGCAGTTCCGTGTGCTGGGCAAACCTCTGGGTCTGAAGGACTGCGTCATTGTGGGTGGCATGG ACATGGTGACGCAGGCGCTGGAGCTGTCGCGGAAGCCACACGTGGTCATTGCCACCCCGGGTCGCCTGGCCGACCACCTGCGGAGCTCCAACACGTTCAGCATCAACAAAATCCAGTTCCTG GTGATGGACGAGGCCGACCGGCTCCTGGAGCAGGGCTGCACCGACTTCACCACGGACCTGGAGACCATCCTGGCGGCCGTGCCGGCCCGCAGGCAGACGCTGCTGTTTAGCGCCACGCTGACCGACACGCTGCGGGAGCTGCAGGGCCTGGCCACCAACCAGCCCTTCTTCTGGGAGGCGCAGGCGCC CGTGCGTactgtggagcagctggaccagCGCTACCTGCTGGTGCCCGAGAAGGTCAAGGACGCTTACCTGGTCCACCTGGTGCAGAAGTTCCAGGACGAACATGAGGACTGGTCTGTTATCATCTTCACCAACACCTGCAA GACCTGCCAGGTCCTGTGTATGATGCTACGGAAATTCAACTTCCCCGCCGTGGCCCTGCACTCCATGATGAAGCAG AAAGAACGCTTCGCTGCCCTGGCCAAGTTCAAGTCTAGCATCTACCGGATCCTCATCGCCACGGACGTGGCCTCCCG GGGCCTGGACATCCCCGCCGTGCAGGTGGTCATCAACCACAACACCCCGGGCCTGCCCAAGATCTACATCCACCGAGTGGGCCGCACGGCCCGCGCAG GGCGGCAAGGACAGGCCATCACGCTGGTGACGCAATACGACATCCACCTGCTGCACGCCATCGAGGAGCAGATCA AGAAAACCCTGGAGGAGCTCTCGGTGGAGGAAGCCGAGGTCCTGCAGATCCTAACACAGGTCAACGTGGTGCGCCGGGAGTGTGAGATC AAACTGGAGGCGGCCAACTTCGACGAGAAGAAGCAGATCAACAAGCGGAAGCAGCTGATCCTGGAGGGGAGG GACCCCGACCTGGAGGCCAAACGCAAAGCCGAGCTGCTGAAAATCAAGCAGAAGAACCGGCGCTTCAAGCAGAAGGTGGAGCAGACGCTGCAGCGGCGGCACAAGGCCGCGGGGGCCGGCCACAGGGCGCCCACGGCCACGCAGGACCCGGCCTGA